A genomic segment from Neodiprion lecontei isolate iyNeoLeco1 chromosome 1, iyNeoLeco1.1, whole genome shotgun sequence encodes:
- the LOC107220949 gene encoding acyl-CoA Delta-9 desaturase, protein MQEDAPPSKREMHWPTVLWYIYLHALGLWGLWLLIFEAKWLTVIFAAVITLTATLGITLGAHRLWAHSSYTASWPLRLFLMLAHTLAGVGNIYDWVLAHRIHHKFYKTNIDPYNHDKGFLYSHVFSNVMTSNPEMEKHVRDIDMRDVDLDGFVYLQRRFYWIIMPIFGLLLPINAPVEYWGESVMNSIFILGFLRFALTVNVSWLINSANLIWGLKPGQKYPPDENSIFLVRKSYWPHYHYMLPWDYKSGEFGTYDRGCSTTILVIWETLGIASGLKTATSEDIRNALARAAIGGVKMEDCLRDVLKSAEEEALKKQLAFKH, encoded by the exons ATGCAGGAAGACGCACCGCCCTCGAAGAGGGAAATGCACTGGCCGACCGTTCTGTGGTACATTTATCTGCACGCCCTCGGTCTTTGGGGTCTCTGGCTGCTCATCTTCGAGGCAAAATGGCTGACGGTGATATTCG CCGCTGTAATCACGCTCACAGCGACATTGGGAATCACCCTTGGGGCTCACAGACTCTGGGCTCATTCCAGCTACACTGCCTCTTGGCCTCTAAGGTTATTCCTGATGCTGGCTCACACTCTGGCAGGCGTG GGCAACATCTACGACTGGGTGCTCGCTCATCGTATTCACCACAAGTTTTACAAGACAAACATTGACCCGTATAATCACGATAAGGGATTTCTGTACAGTCACGTTTTCAGCAACGTGATGACCTCTAATCCCGAGATGGAAAAACACGTGAGGGACATTGACATGCGAGACGTTGACCTTGACGGTTTCGTATACTTGCAAAGAAG GTTCTACTGGATCATAATGCCGATCTTTGGTCTTTTGTTGCCGATAAACGCGCCCGTCGAGTATTGGGGTGAATCTGTGATGAACTCGATCTTCATTCTGGGATTTTTGCGGTTTGCGCTCACGGTGAACGTGTCCTGGCTGATCAACAGCGCGAATTTGATATGGGGCCTGAAGCCGGGACAGAA ataccCACCGGACGAAAATAGTATTTTTCTAGTAAGGAAATCATACTGGCCACATTATCACTACATGCTGCCGTGGGATTATAAGAGCGGTGAATTTGGAACATACGACCGTGGGTGCAGTACGACGATTCTCGTAATTTGGGAAACTCTTGGCATAGCTTCAGGCCTGAAAACCGCCACAAGTGAGGACATCCGGAACGCACTGGCTAGAGCAGCTATCGGCGGAGTTAAAATGGAGGATTGCCTCCGGGATGTTCTTAAATCAGCTGAAGAAGAAGCTTTGAAAAAACAGCTAGCTTTCAAACATTAG